A single window of Anomaloglossus baeobatrachus isolate aAnoBae1 chromosome 9, aAnoBae1.hap1, whole genome shotgun sequence DNA harbors:
- the COX7B gene encoding cytochrome c oxidase subunit 7B, mitochondrial, translating to MFPLARSALSVAARGVQRSLSRQTHHRAAPDFHDKYGSLILASGALFCVSIWSYVITQTGICWNLSPVGKVTPKEWKDQ from the exons atgTTCCCCCTGGCGAGGTCCGCGCTGTCTGTGGCCG CTCGCGGCGTGCAGAGATCGCTCTCCAGACAGACACATCATAGAGCTGCTCCTGACTTTCATGACAAGTATGGAAGCCTGATTCTGGCATCTGGAGCTTTGTTCTGTGTCTCCATCTGGAGCTAT GTGATAACGCAAactggaatttgctggaatctgtcTCCGGTTGGTAAAGTCACCCCGAAGGAATGGAAGGACCAATAG